Sequence from the Colletotrichum higginsianum IMI 349063 chromosome 6, whole genome shotgun sequence genome:
ATGTCGAGGACACCAAACGCGACAGCGAggtcgtcctcttcttcctcttccccttcaccttcgccttcgccctcggccttgcaAATGGTTAGCTATCGTCCACACTCGTCAAAACTTAGTCCGACGGGCCTCCTCAAttttgagagagagaaatgACGGATGACCCAACGACGCCAGAGGCCGAGAGGTTTCCAGCCAGAGACCGAAATAGGGTTCTAGCTTACCTCTTCGTCATCCGACTCATCGTCGAAGTTTTCGTCGCCCGTGAACTGGAAGAgaggcttcttctcctcgaccttATCCTCCGTCTTCGCACTGCCCCCCTCGCCTGCGACAATCGCAACACCCTCCTCCGTTATTCTCTGCGCATCGGACTCGGCAGGCGCATCGGTCGGGGCGGTCGTGGCTGCGGCCTTCTTGGGAACCTTGGccttgggcttctcggccttcctGTCGGTGCCGGCCTTGCCTCCCAGTACATCGCTCTTGCTTTGGCCGACCTTGAAGACACTGCGACCGTAGAGGAACAGAATCTCGGCGTTCTTGGGATGCATCTCGCCGTTGATTTCGTCCTGCAGTTCGGCTGCCCTCGTGAAGCATTCGGCAGCGTCTTCATACTGCTTCTTGGCATAAAGCGCCGTGCCTTTGGCAGAGTAGTCTGCCAGGGTCACCTTCTTGGAGTTGGAGTCCTCCTCGGATTCTTCGCCTACGGTGGCTGGCGTGTCATGCTGGGCCGGCGCGGGCGCACCTTGCTGGGTCTCCAGGTTTGCGACAACCTCCACAGCTGGGGCCTCAGCGGCGATCGTAGCTTGATCCGTTGTATCGGCCATCATAGGCAATTGAAATGGTTTCGTGGGGGGATTATTGAAGAAACGGGAGAGCAGAATccctcgtcgatgatgaaAAAGAGAAGTGGGTTGTGgagggaaagaggaagaacttccttttctctttgTCTGCGGTACGACGCGCGAGCTGTAAGGAAGGCGCGTTGATTGGGGAACGACGAAGCTGCAGGGGTAGCTTTCTTTTTCGGCACTTTGAGGCGCAATGGCCCAATTAGAAGCATGAATGTGTGAAACGAGCTTTGTCACTGTGCTGAGCACTGTAAACTGTGGTACCTATTAATCGCATCTTCCATCGGTCCCGGGAAAGTCCTGGAGCATGTTGCAGCTACTGCTTTAATTACAACATCCGCTCCGAAGGAAGGGCATGTATGGATCGCTTTGAATTCCATTCCATTTCTGGTTCAGCATCTCATCTTCTTATCCCCCCAAGGAAGAGTAATTTCGCAGCTTGGGCCCGCCCGGAAGATCGGGTTTAGGAAAAGGACGACCTTACAACTGCATGTTTACCGAGGGCGTACGGCTTGGCTGTCCTCTCAAATGTGCTGATGACCCCTTGAAGAGACTCTGCCAAATGAAAGCCTCACTCAACAGCAACTCGATGTCCTTTTCCGTCCATGATTTTGTGGGCAAGCTTTGCAAAAACATCATTATTTCCTGGAAATCCATCTTGACCAGCTTATCCGACCATTTGACCAGGAAAGCCGCGCACACATATAGATGGAATTCCGAGAAACCTTGCTCCTCGGCCTGTAGGTAGTCAGTCAGAAAGGTGGACTTTGATACGAACGGTCGCGCTTACCAAGTATGTATCCCACATCCTGATTGTATTTCGTACACTTATCTCCCGCATCAAAAGACAGTTCATCCACCGAAAGCTGAACTGGATGAACTCGACATGCTCCTTTTCCAAATGTTTCGCCAGCCCGGCATCAATCCGCGCCGTGAGATCACGGAGGGCAGCAACTTGCCTTTGAATGCCTGGCTGGGCCACAATGTAGTGGTCTTGAATGCCGTCAAGGAGCTTCGTCAAACACCAAAACGAGTCGGCCTCCACAGCGTCCAACACAGGTTTCGGCAGCTGGCCGGGATCCATGCCAGATTCTATGTTAGAGTCGGCAATGTAGGTGCTTAGAAAGACCTGCCAGAAGGGCGTCACTAGATCATTGATGCCCTGCACGTAGCCACTGGCTGGATGTCGCACAGCCCAGAGATACAAAATCCGCTCCAGTGACCGTTGAGTCGCTTCGTACGAATAGAGTTCGATGTGGGGATTTGTCCTCGGAACGTCGATGCTGATCTGATGCCAGATTGCCTCATCCAGGCCTCGGGCTTTTCCTGGCGGCGCAGTGCTTGAGCTGCTGCCACCACCAGAGACACTGCCGCCGCGCTCGAAGGCCTGCCGCACTCCATCGAGATACTCTTTCCgctttctttccagggttGCCACTCTTCTCTCGCTGTTTGTTGGTAAATAGCTCAAAAGAAGCTGCCATGTCATTGCGCGGACTTCTTGGGGAACGCCGGACCAAGCGAGTTGGCGAAGTTCCTGTAATGGTATTGTCGAGGCCTGGAGAAGCTTCTTGAACTTATTGATGCGAGTTATCCTGGAATTGGCGGCGTCAATCTCCTTTGGCGTCGCATTGGCCGGTATGGCGGGATGGTCGATTAGATGCAAGGCGTTTGCGGGATCTGTCGCAATTAGCACGGCCGATAATGCAATCATGCGAGCGCACTAACCCCTCAGTATTTCCTTGTACTGTGGCCGCAGGATCTTTCCCTCGCTCTTCTTTGGCATAGGATACGTCGGCGCAGGCCGCTCGATAGCGATATCCGCGCTGTTCGAATATCTCCTGGTGTGTAATCCTAGCCCGCCGAAGGAGTCAACCATTGGCGACAGACCTCCGTTCGCGTCTGGTCTGTTTTGCGCGGCCATCTTGCGTGTTCGCCTCTTCATGTTGGACAGGCTAGGCAAGCCAaagtcgtcgccatcgtcgtcctcgtaGCCCATCATgtcctcctcatcttcgtccGCCTTCCAGTCATCGTTCGTATTGGAGAGGAAGTTGATATAGCTCTTTATCGGAGGCGACGACAGGCCTGATTGGGGACGCGACGGAGGGGAGGCATCGCTAGGGCGGCCTTTGGTAGAATGGGAGGACGGAGGAGTTTTCGGTCGGGACGAGGAGTTGGAGAGGTTCCTGGGCTTGAATTAGTTGAGCCTTCTTGGCTAGGGAAGGACGAGAGAGGGTCGTACAGAGAGTCGAACTTAAGGATGTCGGCGTGCGAATATGCAGCTCCAACCACCAGATTGGGATCACGACCTGTTCTTTTCGGTGCGTTTTCGCGTGGGGGCGGTTTCCAAAACGGTGATGCAGAACTACCGAACGTCAGTTCCGAGCCTCCTTTGGGACGCCGTAAGGGAACATACTCTGATCGGTCTACGCCGTGATTAATGGTTTAAAGTTAGCCAAGAGTCACCGAGCTTGTGTTCGAGATCCGAGCCTCTGCTACTGCAGCGCGCATCTAAACGGGCAAAGGTGTGACGAAACCCACCGACTTGGACCATTTCCTGCTGCGGGGCAAGTTCAGTATGCGATGACAGCTTCGGAGGGGGATGTGGAGGGGCATACCGGTTGCGAGGGCTTCTTCCCACTCCCTGAAGAGGAGAACATGGTGATGCTTCTCTATTGGGACCAGGTCATTGTGTGTCTTGGGAGTTGAGATGCGCCAGACGAGTCGCCTGAGCTCCGAGCAAGTGACCAGTGGCCGGACCCTTGCTTCACATTAGTGTAATGCCCGCCGCTTTGAGCAGCGGTTGAAGTGGagtggaggagaaggtcaCTGTGGCTGGGATTCTGGTTTCGTGCGGGTTGTTGTGGCGGCAGCTGAAGGCTTGCTCTCCACGTGTTAGCGCAAATGCTCGGTTCAGCCTATGTTTTGGCCTACTGAAATACTGCAGGGTGAGAATCAAAGCCGGGGAAACAGTACAAAAGGAGAATCCGAGGGGTTACGAAGTGTTATTTTTCGTGGTCAGTTTACAACGACAAGACTCGGGCATTTCAGTACCTCGCATGAACCAGATTCAACAGGCGGGCAACTCTTCCCATGACCAACCTGCCTGTGCCTCAGTCACGTGAGAAGCTCGGGCGCTATTCGAGGTCCAAGTTCGCAGAGACCGGCCAGGTAGCCAGCCACTGCTCGGACCTTTTCCCAGCCAGCCTTTACAGCTCTGATTGGATTGAGCACCACCATTGGCTCCGTTTCCTGCTTTAGCTCCaccttccttcctcctctttcaCCACGCCTGCCCGAGAAATATCCAAACATTCGCTGCTACACGACGACGTTGCCCCCCATTTCTTCTCCGCAACATCTTCACGTTCTTTACTTCCTCATTTCTTTCTTCGCATCCCTCATCCACGACGATACGTCCATCGATAATTCGAACCAAACATTGTCGACCACCGACAAGATGACTGAGCCGGAGAACTTCGAGGAGGATCTCTTCGCCGATCTGTGAGTGACGACCGCCGCGCTTGCGATTTCTGACCACGACGCTAACAC
This genomic interval carries:
- a CDS encoding GTPase-activating protein gyp1 — translated: MFSSSGSGKKPSQPQEMVQVGGFRHTFARLDARCSSRGSDLEHKLEYVPLRRPKGGSELTFGSSASPFWKPPPRENAPKRTGRDPNLVVGAAYSHADILKFDSLNLSNSSSRPKTPPSSHSTKGRPSDASPPSRPQSGLSSPPIKSYINFLSNTNDDWKADEDEEDMMGYEDDDGDDFGLPSLSNMKRRTRKMAAQNRPDANGGLSPMVDSFGGLGLHTRRYSNSADIAIERPAPTYPMPKKSEGKILRPQYKEILRDPANALHLIDHPAIPANATPKEIDAANSRITRINKFKKLLQASTIPLQELRQLAWSGVPQEVRAMTWQLLLSYLPTNSERRVATLERKRKEYLDGVRQAFERGGSVSGGGSSSSTAPPGKARGLDEAIWHQISIDVPRTNPHIELYSYEATQRSLERILYLWAVRHPASGYVQGINDLVTPFWQVFLSTYIADSNIESGMDPGQLPKPVLDAVEADSFWCLTKLLDGIQDHYIVAQPGIQRQVAALRDLTARIDAGLAKHLEKEHVEFIQFSFRWMNCLLMREISVRNTIRMWDTYLAEEQGFSEFHLYVCAAFLVKWSDKLVKMDFQEIMMFLQSLPTKSWTEKDIELLLSEAFIWQSLFKGSSAHLRGQPSRTPSVNMQL